The Deltaproteobacteria bacterium genome has a window encoding:
- a CDS encoding KH domain-containing protein, with protein MKDLIKYIAQSLVDNPDMVAVSEVLGEQTSVIELRVAKEDLGKVIGKQGRTAKAMRTILSAASTKLRKRSVLEIIE; from the coding sequence ATGAAAGATTTGATCAAGTACATAGCGCAGTCTTTGGTTGATAATCCTGATATGGTAGCAGTGTCCGAGGTGCTTGGCGAACAGACTTCTGTGATCGAACTGAGAGTTGCGAAGGAAGACCTGGGTAAAGTAATCGGCAAGCAGGGAAGAACCGCCAAAGCCATGAGGACTATTTTGAGTGCGGCATCGACGAAACTTCGTAAGAGATCTGTATTAGAAATCATTGAATGA
- the rpsP gene encoding 30S ribosomal protein S16 encodes MAVKIRLARRGGKSRPYYRIVVADSESPRDGRFLEIVGSYDPQKNPAEVVLKEERVVDWLSKGAIPTLTVSQLFAKKGIATRK; translated from the coding sequence ATGGCGGTTAAGATAAGGTTAGCGCGACGTGGTGGAAAGAGCAGGCCCTATTACAGAATTGTGGTGGCTGATTCCGAATCTCCAAGGGATGGCAGGTTTTTGGAAATCGTTGGTAGTTATGACCCCCAAAAAAATCCAGCAGAGGTTGTCCTGAAAGAGGAACGTGTTGTCGATTGGCTTTCAAAGGGAGCCATACCGACTTTAACAGTATCTCAGTTGTTTGCGAAGAAAGGAATCGCAACGAGAAAATAA
- the ffh gene encoding signal recognition particle protein: MFETLTEKLEDIFKKLKRRGRLNEENVASALKEIRMVLLEADVNFKVVKDFIEEIRTRAVGQEVLESITPGHQVVKIVHDRLVDLLGGKSSQLKIANRFPAPVMLVGLQGCGKTTTAVKLAQLLVNQGKKVYLVSADVYRPAAIHQLRVLGEKINGVGIYSSVDVHDPVRICVQAVEEARSSGYEVVIIDTAGRLHIDNEMMDELKHIKGAVNPSEILFVADAMTGQDAVNVAGKFNELLGIDGVIMTKMDGDARGGAALSLKAVIGKPIKFIGVGEKIDALEICHPERLASRILGMGDILTFVEKAQATVDEKQARELEKKIRKNEFTLEDFRDQLKQIRSMGSIQDIIGMIPGLGKLKALANATPDEKELTKTGAIIDSMTRKERRNYLIIDGQRRKRIARGSGTTVQDVNILLKNYAEMRKIMKKMTTKGGMKSFRRGNFPF; the protein is encoded by the coding sequence ATGTTTGAGACTTTGACGGAAAAACTGGAAGATATATTTAAAAAACTCAAGCGGAGAGGCCGTCTTAATGAAGAGAATGTTGCCTCTGCATTGAAAGAGATACGAATGGTCCTTCTTGAAGCGGATGTCAATTTTAAAGTGGTTAAGGACTTCATAGAGGAAATCAGGACGAGGGCGGTTGGGCAAGAGGTTCTGGAGAGTATAACACCCGGTCATCAGGTTGTGAAGATAGTACACGACAGGCTTGTGGATTTACTGGGCGGGAAAAGCAGTCAGTTAAAGATTGCGAATCGCTTTCCTGCCCCCGTGATGCTGGTCGGTCTTCAGGGGTGCGGCAAGACGACGACAGCAGTCAAACTTGCACAGCTTCTGGTAAATCAGGGTAAGAAGGTGTACCTTGTTTCCGCAGACGTGTACAGGCCGGCAGCCATTCATCAGTTGAGAGTTCTCGGGGAGAAGATCAACGGTGTGGGAATTTATTCTTCAGTTGATGTACATGATCCGGTGAGAATATGCGTTCAGGCCGTTGAAGAGGCAAGGAGCAGCGGCTATGAGGTGGTCATTATTGATACCGCGGGGAGGCTTCATATAGACAACGAAATGATGGATGAGCTGAAACACATCAAAGGTGCAGTTAATCCATCGGAGATTCTCTTTGTAGCAGATGCCATGACAGGCCAGGACGCCGTGAATGTGGCGGGGAAATTTAATGAACTTCTCGGCATTGATGGCGTGATTATGACCAAGATGGATGGAGATGCCCGGGGCGGTGCGGCGTTATCCCTGAAAGCAGTGATCGGTAAACCTATCAAGTTCATCGGTGTAGGCGAAAAAATCGATGCGTTAGAGATTTGCCACCCTGAACGTCTGGCTTCGCGGATTCTCGGTATGGGCGATATCCTGACCTTTGTGGAAAAAGCACAGGCTACGGTCGATGAAAAGCAGGCCCGTGAGCTTGAAAAGAAAATCAGGAAGAACGAATTTACCCTTGAGGATTTTCGGGATCAGTTGAAACAGATCAGGTCGATGGGTTCGATTCAGGATATTATCGGGATGATTCCGGGATTAGGAAAGCTCAAGGCGCTCGCGAATGCGACACCGGATGAGAAGGAACTGACGAAAACTGGTGCTATAATCGATTCCATGACGAGGAAGGAACGTCGGAACTATCTGATAATTGATGGTCAAAGGAGGAAAAGGATTGCCAGGGGAAGCGGAACGACGGTTCAGGATGTGAACATATTGCTGAAGAATTATGCGGAGATGAGAAAAATAATGAAGAAGATGACAACAAAAGGCGGCATGAAATCATTTCGAAGGGGCAATTTCCCCTTTTAA